In the Bacillota bacterium genome, GACGATGTCATAGATGTCTCTAGGTCGTGTACGTTCGAATACGGTCCTTATCTTCTCGGCCATTATCTCCTCGAGGCTATAACAGCTCACGCTTGCTCCCAAATCGTCGGAGTAAGGATGTATTATCGCCCGGCGGCTTGCTTCGAGCAATATGGGCTCCTTCGACGGGAGCGTCAGGTCGATCTTGATGTTGATGGGAGGCACCGCCGGCCTGAGCATGCGAAACCTGGTAATTCCCTCAAAGCCGTTTATATTCTCCTTAATAACGATATCGCTTTCGAAAGAGATGCCGCTCTCCTCTCCGGCCCCTTCAACCGCACCAGCGATAGCCTCCTTGATATCTATGAGGCTTCTTTCCTCTAGCAGTGTAAAATCAAGGTCATCTGAGAACCTGTAGTCCTCAATATAAGCTTTCCTGATTCCAGTCCCGCCCTTGAGCACTACTCCCACAGCATCCATATGTTTGAGTAGCCAGTTCTGCGCGTAATCCCGCTGGAT is a window encoding:
- a CDS encoding CRISPR-associated protein Csx11, whose amino-acid sequence is MITALEIRGKARELSLPETTIQRDYAQNWLLKHMDAVGVVLKGGTGIRKAYIEDYRFSDDLDFTLLEERSLIDIKEAIAGAVEGAGEESGISFESDIVIKENINGFEGITRFRMLRPAVPPINIKIDLTLPSKEPILLEASRRAIIHPYSDDLGASVSCYSLEEIMAEKIRTVFERTRPRDIYDIVSLRALINMDDVLRALPEKLRTKGIEPDIEELMERRNNFAASWNNSLRHQIADLPSFNEVFETCIRFLEELEFTR